GTTAACACAAACCGAAAATGAGGTAGAGGAAACACACATCATGATCCACCTCACCATATTATCGTTAAACCCAAACCCACGAAGCACACTTTTCAGAAACCTCCAGTCCACCGTGTCGTACGCCTTCTGAATATCAACCTTAAACGCACATCTTGGAGGCCCCACATTTCGATGATAGTTGTGCATTAACTCTTGCGTTAATAAGATGTTGTCCGAAATTTTCCTGCCCGGGACAAATGCCGATTGATTAATGCTAACAATCTCATTCAAACCTCCCTTTATCCTATCAGCAATTATCTTGCTGATACACTTGTATAGAACGTTACAACAAGCAATCGGGCGAAAATCAGTAACAACCATAGGCGTTGGCACTTTAGGAATAAGAACTATAAGCGTATGATTCAGCTCCCGAAGCAAATTACCAGTATCAAAAAAATCTTTAATGGCATTAACAATATCATTACCAATTAGCGGCCAAGCATTCTTGAAAAACGCAGCCGTAAAACCATCCGGACCCGGAGCTTTATCATTGCCAATGGAGAACATCGCCTTTTTAACTTCCTCCTCCGTAACCGGCCGCACCATACTCGTAGCAATATTGTGGGGTAAAACTTTCGGAAATAAATCTGGAGTAGGTTGTAAGGAGATATCATCTTTGTTGCCAAAAAATTTCTCATAATGTTGGACAAATGCTTTAAACACATTATCACCTTCATAGAGATTCCCTTGAGTATCTTTAATGATATCGATCCTACTACAATGATTACGAATTTTCAAAGAGGAATGGAAAAATGCCGTATTCATGTCGCCCGCACTCAGCCAATCTACCTTAGCTTTTTGTTTCAGAAAACGCTCTTCATCCAACATAGCAACTTGAAGATCACGGCTAGCCGCAGCTTCCTCGTTCCGCAAATCAGCATTATGCGGCTCTAAGTCAATCTTTTGCTGAATATCATCTAATTTCAAACGGATAGTTTCAACTTTCTTGTGGAGATTACCCTGTTTAAACAGCAACGACCGAAGCGGGTGTTTAAGCGACTTTAATTTCTTGACAACTCGAAATTGGTGAACCCCATCAACATTAATTGTCCAATGTTTATTAACAATCTCCAAAAATTCTGGTTTAAAAACCAGAAAATTAGCAAACTTAAACGGCCTTGGTTTGAGTTTCAACGCTTCCGGAATAGACAAGATACACGGGCAGTGGTCCGAAAGTCTATATGGCTTGAACATGGCAACCGAGTTCGGGTATTCAGTAAGAAACGGAGTGTTTCCCATTACCCGATCGATTTTCTTTAGTAATCCCACACCGTTTTTAGGTTTTTGGCTCCACGTAAAATAAATACCTGAACAATTAATATCCACAACTTCGATGTCATCAACACATTCCTGAAAATCCCTCATACCAATCGAAATTGATGAAGAACCCATCGAATTATCTTCTATGTTAAGAGCCGAGTTAAAATCACCCATAATACACCATGGCCGATCCGCGACAAAAACCTTATGCATAGACAGAAGATGCCATAACTCCCTCCGCGTAACATAATAATTATCGGCATAAACAATGGAACAAAAAAGCACTCTCTTATCCAATTTAAACACAAGCTGTAAATGCATAACCTGAGGAGATTGAGCAACGATCATAACATCAAAAATAGTTGGGTTCCACCCAATGATTATCCTTGTACCTTTGTTACAGCACCCGCCATTTGAAGTCCAATCCCAAGAACGAAACACAGCTTTACACACATTGCCCAACTTACCGACATCCACATGAGACTCTAGAATAGCACACAAGCTCAAATTGAAATCCTTGACTGCCTGCCGAACCTCTATTTGTTTGagagggcggttcaacccccttatgTTCCATGCAGCGATACTAACCATTGGTAACTTTCggagaaggagtgcttgcccctttgtGATTCTTTATATTCCGGGTACCATCCATTATAAACCCATCCATTTCATCATAAATTTCCTCCACATCGTCATCATCCGAGTCCCCATCATTCAAGTCCGGTTGCCTTTTACTAGGCCCCGGTTCGTCCTCCACCTCATTaagaacatcaaacggattgGCTGACCGAAAAGAATTATTATTTGAAGTACCATCCATACCGTTCTGAGACTTAGGTTTAGTAGAATCTCCTTTTGACTTTTGTCCCACCGGACGATATTCAAATTTAGGCTTCTGTGTATTCACGGGTATCCCAGTTTTCTTGGCCGCTTTCTTCCCATACACACCTGTATATCCCTCCTGATCCACAACAGGAGACTTTTTACCTTTCGGGTTCTTTGGACCATTCCGATTTTGCACCTGATGCAAGTTATTAGTCTTTCTCACAGGAAGTTTTGGACAAGTCTCGGACGTGTGGCCAAAGACACAACATGAAGCACAACGATGCGGGTTCCATTCATACTCCACATACATCGTTTCTTTTGTAAAACCCTCTCCATCAAGTTCAGGTATCGCCATTGTAATTTCCTCTCGCAATTCTCTATCGGCTGAAACTTCAATCAACGCTCTAGCGTAACTACTACGTCCCCAAGAGTCCATACACATTGACGTGGTAAACGAGTCCAACATCTTTGGTTCGCCAATAGTTGTTGCAATCAAGCTGAGGCCATCCTCCGTGTATGCCGCAATAGGAACTTCGTGAATTTTAACCCACACTTGCACTTTCGTTACCTCTTTCTTTTCGAGTTTAGTAGTTGGGGTCCAATGATTAAGAAACAAAGGCTGAGAACGTATAATCCATGGCCCATCCTGAAGAACATTCGATATTCCAGCCTCATCtctaaacttgaaaaagaaaaaaccatTAGCGTTCATCATAGTCTTTTGTAACCCATATTTCTTCCAATTCATCCGAACAAAGTAGTCAACCACTGGGAAGGCAACTCGATCCCCCAAAAAGTACCCATAAAGGGTGTTAGCCAACTTATCCTGGACCATACGTACTGATTCTCTCGGTAACACAACATCACAACCCTCCTGATTAGCAGAACTAGCAAGCGACCGAAAATTCACTTTTTTGCCATTATTTGCATTTACCGACTCAGCATATGACATGGGCTTGACAACAACCCCAGTAACCTTATTAGCCATCGTGGACGGTTCACCATTGGAGAAATTTTCAATCGGTTTGGAAATACTCATCAGCCCGTCCAAGACCGATACATTAGATGTAGAGAACATACCTCTTCTCGGAATTAAGGGATTGCCTTCAATGTTAGTAACTCTTAACCCGATCCCACGAATAGGTGCTGTTCCAGGTGTCGGCAACTCCTCACCAACAGGTTCATTCATACTATCAGCTCCCTCTACGTTGGTCGGTTTATTAGCAAAAGAAACAAGCGGGTCAGGCGGCTTACCACGATCATGCAGAACACTAGCAGTAGCGTCACCAAACTTAGACTGAACATCCATAACAAATCAATCAACTCTCACGTGAAACAAGAACCTTAAACAACCATGCACTCGATACCCCAAAACCCTAACGCCGCAACAAACGAAATCAGGAACAAGAACGATAAACCCTAATTCCTAAAACCCTAGAATCAGTCTGCCACCCTTAACCGATTAAGTTGGAGttatcaatctagctaaattaaactcagttaaccgcaatcaaCAACAACCAACGTAATAGATCAGGGTTTCAACACTGATACCTAAGGCGGCGATTAACGcaaaaagaaaagagaaaaacCCTAATTTAGATCGATCACTattgctaacgagttcgttatagagTATTGAAAGGATCAAAactctaatcacagactgttatacatcAGATCACGAAGAAAAATCAGGTTTCAAGAAGAACATGAAAATCGCCATAGGAGAGAGAGCATTAGGGTTCGCTTCAGCCtacaacaggtaagtttagacaatcttgat
This genomic stretch from Helianthus annuus cultivar XRQ/B chromosome 8, HanXRQr2.0-SUNRISE, whole genome shotgun sequence harbors:
- the LOC110931631 gene encoding uncharacterized protein LOC110931631 — encoded protein: MDVQSKFGDATASVLHDRGKPPDPLVSFANKPTNVEGADSMNEPVGEELPTPGTAPIRGIGLRVTNIEGNPLIPRRGMFSTSNVSVLDGLMSISKPIENFSNGEPSTMANKVTGVVVKPMSYAESVNANNGKKVNFRSLASSANQEGCDVVLPRESVRMVQDKLANTLYGYFLGDRVAFPVVDYFVRMNWKKYGLQKTMMNANGFFFFKFRDEAGISNVLQDGPWIIRSQPLFLNHWTPTTKLEKKEVTKVQVWVKIHEVPIAAYTEDGLSLIATTIGEPKMLDSFTTSMCMDSWGRSSYARALIEVSADRELREEITMAIPELDGEGFTKETMYVEYEWNPHRCASCCVFGHTSETCPKLPVRKTNNLHQVQNRNGPKNPKGKKSPVVDQEGYTGVYGKKAAKKTGIPVNTQKPKFEYRPVGQKSKGDSTKPKSQNGMDGTSNNNSFRSANPFDVLNEVEDEPGPSKRQPDLNDGDSDDDDVEEIYDEMDGFIMDGTRNIKNHKGASTPSPKVTNESHVDVGKLGNVCKAVFRSWDWTSNGGCCNKGTRIIIGWNPTIFDVMIVAQSPQVMHLQLVFKLDKRVLFCSIVYADNYYVTRRELWHLLSMHKVFVADRPWCIMGDFNSALNIEDNSMGSSSISIGMRDFQECVDDIEVVDINCSGIYFTWSQKPKNGVGLLKKIDRVMGNTPFLTEYPNSVAMFKPYRLSDHCPCILSIPEALKLKPRPFKFANFLVFKPEFLEIVNKHWTINVDGVHQFRVVKKLKSLKHPLRSLLFKQGNLHKKVETIRLKLDDIQQKIDLEPHNADLRNEEAAASRDLQVAMLDEERFLKQKAKVDWLSAGDMNTAFFHSSLKIRNHCSRIDIIKDTQGNLYEGDNVFKAFVQHYEKFFGNKDDISLQPTPDLFPKVLPHNIATSMVRPVTEEEVKKAMFSIGNDKAPGPDGFTAAFFKNAWPLIGNDIVNAIKDFFDTGNLLRELNHTLIVLIPKVPTPMVVTDFRPIACCNVLYKCISKIIADRIKGGLNEIVSINQSAFVPGRKISDNILLTQELMHNYHRNVGPPRCAFKVDIQKAYDTVDWRFLKSVLRGFGFNDNMVRWIMMCVSSTSFSVCVNGMVHGFFRGKRGLRQGDPISPYLFTLVMEVLTGILQHSVRIDSSFKYHNRCEKQQIINLCFADDLFLFARGEVNSANCIMTSLSKFSKMSGLVPNNQKSTVFFYNVKDHVKQEILDIMPFVEGTLPVKYLGVPLISSTLRYSDCRVLVEKLEKRIMHWKNKLLSFAGRLQLIISVLSSMHIYWSSVFLLPVRVVKELEARMRNFLWSQDVSFNRGKAKVSWKVVCTPKYEGGLGIRRIGDMNKALMASHIWSIVMKRDSLWVKWVHSYRLKGKNFWVCKATSNSTWSWRKIIQLRHVIRKYVWSDVGNGRDTSAWFDFWSDLGPLGDFLSPRTITDADFRLDDTVFNIFSNDTWNWPVAWRDLFPVLIQLDHFRLDPSKSDRLLWKDGNECQDFSSSAVWHSVRHRESEVDWSGIVWFAQCIPRHAFMMWLIMKRKLLTQDKILQWDFSRRKNMNMMCCLLCYENFDSHQHLFFECKFSDEVWNMIRGKVGMEAVCSRWADITEWLCARIRSKKVEIYVAKLLVAAAAYTIWQERNARLFRNQLRPPEMVKDAILKTVRYKLMGAKLKINARVRKLLGDWDVATETKDDGG